In a genomic window of Littorina saxatilis isolate snail1 linkage group LG6, US_GU_Lsax_2.0, whole genome shotgun sequence:
- the LOC138969156 gene encoding COMM domain-containing protein 5-like codes for MSIIQVQGGGGRVASDRTSFVGVRVPPEIKIMVKKSAKMDKDIVRKLLKLAIQSIDGEVTYEKFSGLVQGAGDKTDEETLGVVFTGLLSVVKCALRHSTTSLKQQHFKEDLEELGISAELAEDLVSCIFGPKRASVDTRLLESRPRLPQLQQLKWRVDVAISTSVLNRVLEPSIILELTLSNGTTKTFEVPVSQFHQLRYSVAYVLKEMEDLEKRSILKIQD; via the exons ATGTCTATCATCCAAGTGCAAGGAGGAGGTGGGCGGGTAGCCAGCGACAGAACCTCATTTGTTGGTGTTCGTGTGCCACCAGAAATCAAAATCATGGTGAAGAAGTCGGCTAAAATGGACAAAGACATCGTCAGAAAGCTGCTCAAAC TGGCAATCCAGAGTATTGATGGGGAGGTAACTTACGAAAAATTCAGTGGCTTGGTACAAGGAGCAGGTGACAAGACAGATGAAGAAACACTGGGCGTTGTCTTCACTGGACTTCTTTCTGTTGTCAAGTGTGCACTGAGGCATTCCACCACCTCACTTAAACAGCAG CATTTCAAGGAGGACTTGGAAGAGTTAGG GATATCTGCTGAGCTGGCTGAAGACCTAGTCAGTTGTATCTTTGGTCCAAA ACGTGCAAGTGTTGATACCCGACTGCTTGAGTCAAGACCACGACTGCCTCAGCTTCAGCAACTCAAGTGGAGAGTTGATGTCGCCATTTCTAccag TGTGTTGAATCGAGTGTTAGAACCTTCCATTATCTTGGAGCTGACTTTGAGCAATGGTACCACCAAGACTTTCGAG gTGCCTGTGTCACAGTTCCATCAGCTGCGTTACAGTGTGGCGTATGTACTGAAGGAGATGGAGGACCTTGAAAAACGCAGTATACTGAAAATCCAAGACTAA